A single region of the Paraburkholderia megapolitana genome encodes:
- the ispH gene encoding 4-hydroxy-3-methylbut-2-enyl diphosphate reductase, which translates to MSTTDTTLAETEILLAQPRGFCAGVDRAIEIVERAIKLHGSPIYVRHEIVHNAYVVEDLRKKGAIFIEQLEEVPAGNTVIFSAHGVSKAVRTEAESRGLRVYDATCPLVTKVHIEVAKMRQDGFDIVMIGHKGHPEVEGTMGQTGEGMHLVEDIEDVQALVLADPERIAFVTQTTLSVDDAAEIIAALKAKFPAIREPKKQDICYATQNRQDAVKFMAPQCDVVIVVGSPNSSNSNRLREVAEKRGIPAYMVDSPDQIDPQWIVGKRRIGVTAGASAPEVLAQAVIARLHELGVRNVRALEGIEENIAFPLPRGLGLPA; encoded by the coding sequence ATGAGCACCACGGACACGACCCTCGCCGAAACTGAAATCCTGCTGGCCCAGCCGCGGGGATTTTGCGCCGGCGTCGACCGGGCCATCGAGATCGTCGAGCGCGCGATCAAGCTGCACGGCTCACCGATCTACGTGCGTCACGAGATCGTGCATAACGCTTACGTCGTCGAAGACCTGCGCAAGAAAGGCGCGATCTTCATCGAGCAGCTCGAGGAAGTGCCGGCCGGTAATACGGTTATTTTCAGCGCGCACGGCGTGTCGAAAGCGGTGCGCACGGAAGCCGAATCGCGCGGTCTGCGCGTGTACGACGCGACCTGCCCGCTCGTGACCAAGGTGCATATCGAAGTCGCGAAGATGCGCCAGGACGGCTTCGATATCGTCATGATCGGCCACAAGGGGCACCCCGAAGTGGAAGGCACAATGGGGCAGACGGGCGAGGGCATGCATCTCGTCGAAGATATCGAGGACGTGCAGGCGCTCGTGCTCGCGGACCCGGAACGGATTGCGTTCGTCACGCAGACCACGCTGTCCGTCGACGACGCCGCCGAGATCATCGCCGCGCTGAAGGCCAAATTCCCGGCGATCCGTGAACCGAAGAAGCAGGACATCTGCTACGCGACGCAGAACCGCCAGGACGCCGTGAAGTTCATGGCGCCGCAATGCGATGTGGTGATCGTGGTCGGTAGCCCGAACAGCTCGAATTCGAACCGGCTGCGCGAAGTGGCCGAGAAGCGCGGCATCCCGGCCTATATGGTGGACTCGCCGGATCAGATCGATCCGCAGTGGATTGTCGGCAAGCGGCGCATCGGTGTCACAGCGGGCGCGTCGGCCCCGGAAGTGCTGGCGCAGGCGGTGATCGCCCGGCTGCACGAACTCGGTGTGCGCAACGTGCGTGCGCTCGAAGGCATCGAGGAAAACATCGCTTTTCCGCTGCCGCGCGGGCTTGGATTGCCCGCCTGA
- a CDS encoding FKBP-type peptidyl-prolyl cis-trans isomerase, whose translation MSIIDISEVKPGSHVTLHYRLSLADGADVINTFTEKPATLLLGAGQLAPPLEDILLGLKVGHHSTFQLTPGAAFGPRNPELIQRVSLATLRENSMIGEDFSPGDLVEFNAPGGGRYAGVLKEVGETSALFDFNHPLAGQALAFEVKIIGIL comes from the coding sequence ATGAGCATCATCGATATTTCCGAAGTGAAACCCGGTTCGCACGTCACGCTTCACTACCGGCTTTCGCTCGCCGATGGCGCCGATGTCATCAACACCTTCACCGAGAAGCCCGCTACGCTGCTGCTGGGCGCCGGCCAGCTGGCGCCGCCGCTCGAAGACATTCTGCTGGGGTTGAAGGTGGGTCACCACTCCACCTTTCAGCTAACGCCAGGAGCGGCGTTCGGCCCGCGCAATCCGGAACTGATCCAGCGGGTGTCGCTGGCCACCTTGCGCGAAAACAGCATGATCGGTGAGGATTTTTCTCCGGGCGATCTCGTCGAATTCAACGCACCGGGCGGCGGACGCTACGCGGGCGTGCTGAAGGAAGTCGGCGAAACGTCCGCCCTGTTCGATTTCAATCACCCGCTTGCCGGCCAGGCGCTGGCGTTCGAAGTGAAAATCATCGGGATTCTGTAA
- the radC gene encoding RadC family protein, which produces MDVTPIALPGTLGEAPSAAVLRPARQRPRDMPRERLLDSGPGTLSDIELIALVLGSGLPGQNVFELARSLLVRFGSLRAMLDATPADFSGIRGIGPAKTAQLLAILEIARRALAEKIRERSVIDSPEAVEDYLRLLIGTRPYEVFVSLFLDARHRLIRSEESSRGSLTRMAVYPREIVRRTLALNAASLIVAHNHPSGAVKPSASDRRLTRMLRDTLTLIDVQLIDHLIVGAQETFSFARAGLL; this is translated from the coding sequence ATGGACGTCACCCCCATTGCCTTGCCCGGCACCCTGGGCGAAGCCCCTTCCGCTGCGGTTTTGCGCCCCGCCCGGCAGCGCCCCCGGGACATGCCGCGCGAACGCCTGCTCGATTCGGGACCTGGCACGCTCAGCGATATCGAGCTGATCGCGCTCGTGCTCGGCTCCGGACTGCCGGGCCAGAACGTCTTCGAGCTCGCGCGGTCGTTGTTGGTGCGCTTCGGCTCCCTGCGGGCGATGCTCGACGCAACACCCGCCGATTTCAGCGGAATTCGCGGTATCGGCCCCGCCAAAACGGCCCAACTGCTCGCCATTCTGGAGATAGCGCGGCGCGCGCTCGCGGAAAAAATCCGCGAACGCTCGGTCATCGATTCACCGGAAGCGGTAGAAGACTACCTGCGGCTGCTGATCGGCACCCGGCCCTATGAGGTCTTCGTCAGCCTGTTTCTCGATGCGCGGCACCGTCTGATCCGCTCGGAGGAAAGCTCGCGCGGCTCGCTGACCCGGATGGCGGTCTATCCGCGGGAAATCGTCCGGCGCACGCTCGCGCTGAATGCGGCCAGCCTGATCGTGGCGCATAATCACCCCTCCGGTGCCGTCAAACCGAGCGCCAGCGACCGCCGGCTGACACGCATGCTGCGCGACACGCTAACGCTGATCGACGTGCAACTGATCGATCACCTGATCGTTGGTGCGCAGGAAACGTTCTCGTTCGCCCGTGCCGGCCTGTTGTGA
- the rpmB gene encoding 50S ribosomal protein L28 — MARVCQVTGKAPMSGNNVSHANNRTKRRFLPNLQNRRFWVESENRWVRLRVSNAGLRLIDKNGIDTVLADLRARGEA; from the coding sequence ATGGCACGCGTATGCCAAGTAACTGGGAAAGCGCCGATGAGCGGCAACAACGTTTCCCACGCGAACAACCGAACCAAGCGTCGTTTTCTCCCGAATCTGCAAAACCGCCGTTTCTGGGTCGAAAGCGAAAATCGCTGGGTGCGTCTGCGCGTTTCGAACGCCGGTCTGCGCCTGATCGACAAGAACGGTATCGACACCGTGCTCGCAGATTTGCGCGCACGCGGTGAAGCCTAA
- the rpmG gene encoding 50S ribosomal protein L33 has product MAKGARDKIKLESTAGTGHFYTTTKNKRNMPEKMTISKFDPVVRKHVEYKETKIK; this is encoded by the coding sequence ATGGCAAAAGGCGCACGCGACAAGATCAAGCTGGAATCGACCGCAGGTACGGGTCACTTCTACACCACGACGAAAAACAAACGCAACATGCCGGAAAAGATGACGATCTCGAAGTTCGATCCCGTCGTCCGCAAGCACGTTGAGTACAAAGAAACCAAGATCAAGTAA